The following are encoded in a window of Brevibacillus sp. DP1.3A genomic DNA:
- a CDS encoding ornithine cyclodeaminase family protein: MLVLSRENIEQIYTMKDCLEDVEHVFREHMLGNVTTPVRTAIDHPKYGATSLYMPSYLETDEYVAVKIISIFPENHKHDIKALQSVIVLTEAKTGQHVAMMDASLLTIMRTGASSGVATKYLAKENAQSCAVLGCGAQSIGQIQAVMEVRPLTTIYLYNRTRGKADEMKQTLLSLYPEWQGEITVMDDANEAVANAEIVICSTKATSPLFDGTRLRPGTHINAIGAFLPHMQEVDLTTVQNSKVVVDTLEGAQHEAGDLLIPIERGEWSFEQMHAELGDILIEKKPGRENDEEITLYKSVGIAYLDTAVAKTVYERAKANGIGTEISL, from the coding sequence ATGCTAGTATTAAGCCGTGAAAACATTGAACAAATCTATACGATGAAAGATTGCTTGGAAGATGTGGAACACGTCTTCCGTGAGCATATGCTAGGAAACGTCACCACCCCTGTTCGTACTGCTATTGACCATCCGAAATACGGAGCAACCAGTCTATACATGCCGTCCTATTTGGAAACGGACGAATACGTAGCGGTAAAAATCATCAGTATTTTCCCGGAGAATCACAAGCACGATATCAAAGCACTCCAAAGCGTGATCGTGTTGACCGAAGCAAAAACGGGACAGCATGTGGCGATGATGGACGCGAGCCTGTTGACGATTATGCGCACAGGTGCAAGCAGTGGCGTTGCAACCAAATACTTAGCAAAAGAAAATGCGCAAAGCTGTGCTGTGTTGGGATGCGGGGCACAATCCATCGGACAGATTCAAGCCGTCATGGAAGTCCGTCCGCTGACAACCATTTATCTCTATAACCGCACACGGGGGAAAGCGGACGAAATGAAACAAACACTACTCTCGCTCTACCCGGAGTGGCAAGGCGAAATCACGGTTATGGATGATGCCAATGAAGCGGTTGCGAATGCCGAAATCGTGATTTGCAGCACCAAGGCTACCAGTCCGTTGTTTGATGGAACACGCTTGCGTCCTGGTACGCATATCAATGCCATCGGTGCTTTTCTTCCCCATATGCAGGAGGTCGACTTGACTACTGTACAAAACAGCAAAGTCGTGGTCGATACACTCGAGGGAGCCCAGCACGAAGCTGGCGATTTGCTCATTCCGATTGAACGCGGCGAATGGAGCTTTGAACAAATGCACGCTGAGCTGGGAGACATTCTGATTGAGAAAAAGCCTGGCCGAGAAAACGATGAAGAAATCACGCTGTACAAATCCGTGGGTATTGCCTATTTGGACACAGCCGTTGCCAAAACGGTCTATGAACGTGCGAAAGCAAACGGCATTGGAACAGAAATCAGCTTGTAA
- a CDS encoding BMP family ABC transporter substrate-binding protein, with protein sequence MPKLLPFPVLFTGLVVGLLLLITSQFVTSMKHLDKVINKSSHSSDKVRVALLLEGPTYDQGWNSSALESMTELQKRFNFSLEIANNIKPEQITKVAEKYAANDYDLILGHGLIFSDPFTDVALRYPKSHFVSFNGEAPHPNQTTIRYDMKPAGKLVGILAAKMSKSDKVGYILVDKPTELLQLEGFIEGVKKASPNTSIVVGKVPDFNDIEGAIRTTRDMISQGVDVIYTTGDSFNLEVITEAQRAGVFTIGYIADQRYIAPDYVLVSMMQDVRQCYRIIMEQFIQGDLPNGKVMYGLAEGVNHLSQFGHMVPANVREDLERELQNLIPSRGSYGG encoded by the coding sequence ATGCCAAAGCTGCTGCCATTTCCCGTCTTATTTACCGGTTTGGTAGTCGGGCTGCTTCTGCTCATTACCAGTCAGTTCGTTACAAGCATGAAGCATCTCGATAAAGTCATAAATAAAAGCAGCCATTCTTCTGACAAAGTGCGTGTCGCCCTGTTGCTGGAGGGCCCCACTTATGATCAAGGCTGGAACAGCAGTGCACTGGAGAGTATGACAGAACTGCAAAAAAGATTTAACTTTTCACTCGAAATCGCTAATAATATAAAACCGGAGCAGATCACGAAGGTGGCTGAGAAATATGCAGCCAACGACTATGATCTCATACTCGGTCATGGCCTCATCTTCTCTGATCCTTTTACAGACGTGGCACTTCGATATCCGAAATCACACTTTGTTTCCTTTAACGGAGAGGCTCCGCATCCGAATCAGACGACGATTCGTTACGATATGAAGCCTGCTGGCAAGCTCGTCGGCATACTTGCGGCGAAGATGTCGAAATCGGATAAAGTTGGATACATCTTGGTAGACAAGCCCACAGAGCTCCTGCAATTAGAAGGCTTTATCGAGGGTGTGAAAAAGGCATCGCCCAACACGTCTATCGTCGTGGGAAAAGTTCCTGATTTCAATGATATTGAGGGAGCCATTCGCACGACTCGCGACATGATATCTCAAGGTGTGGATGTCATCTACACCACAGGCGACAGCTTCAATCTTGAAGTGATTACAGAAGCGCAGCGCGCAGGAGTATTCACCATCGGATACATTGCCGATCAGCGCTACATCGCTCCAGACTACGTGCTGGTCTCCATGATGCAGGATGTTCGTCAATGCTACCGCATCATCATGGAACAGTTTATTCAAGGGGATCTCCCGAATGGAAAAGTCATGTACGGACTTGCCGAAGGAGTCAACCATCTCAGTCAATTCGGTCACATGGTGCCAGCAAATGTACGTGAAGATTTAGAACGGGAATTGCAAAATCTCATTCCTTCCCGTGGCTCGTATGGAGGTTAA
- a CDS encoding S9 family peptidase: MQLDTSPFVACTPEETVHPGVRLYTVSYYSQGLLVKASLAVPEAYFQEGARVPALLYCRGGIKGVGRVRPERISQMAAFGYVVLAPHYRGNEGGEGRDEFGGADRHDVFAAFELLGNLEKVDKGRISVYGFSRGGIMALFTAMECKGVLSCVVWSGVSDMFLTYEERVDLRRMLRRIIGHPRKQEDAYRDRTPLYRMDEISCPVLIIHGTEDENVGVEHAHKLADALTRAGKPYEKWLAQGASHLFVGEDIEMYTRKMFAWLDAQA; the protein is encoded by the coding sequence ATGCAGCTAGATACTTCACCATTTGTCGCATGTACACCCGAGGAGACAGTCCATCCGGGAGTGCGACTCTATACCGTCAGCTACTACAGTCAAGGCTTGCTGGTAAAAGCTTCCTTGGCTGTACCAGAGGCCTATTTTCAGGAGGGAGCACGTGTGCCAGCTCTCCTGTATTGCCGAGGCGGGATAAAAGGAGTGGGACGTGTCAGACCCGAGCGAATCAGTCAAATGGCCGCCTTTGGCTACGTGGTCCTCGCTCCTCATTACCGTGGCAACGAAGGCGGAGAGGGCCGGGATGAATTCGGAGGGGCAGACAGGCATGATGTGTTTGCTGCATTTGAATTGCTCGGCAACCTAGAGAAGGTGGATAAGGGGAGAATCAGCGTCTACGGCTTTTCACGCGGTGGCATCATGGCCTTGTTTACCGCAATGGAGTGCAAGGGCGTGTTGTCTTGCGTCGTATGGAGCGGCGTCAGCGACATGTTTTTGACCTATGAAGAGCGGGTTGATCTGAGAAGGATGCTGCGCAGAATCATCGGTCACCCGCGTAAGCAGGAGGATGCCTATCGCGATCGGACGCCTTTGTATCGGATGGACGAGATTTCTTGCCCTGTGCTGATCATACATGGAACGGAAGATGAGAATGTGGGAGTGGAGCATGCTCATAAATTGGCAGATGCGTTGACGCGAGCAGGCAAACCGTATGAAAAATGGCTGGCGCAAGGGGCCAGCCATCTGTTTGTCGGAGAAGATATAGAGATGTATACGCGCAAGATGTTCGCTTGGCTGGATGCGCAAGCCTAA
- a CDS encoding acetate/propionate family kinase has translation MVEKKNVLVLNCGSSSVKYKLYEMPSKTLIAHDYLEQIQRDQYEDAIRGVFESLKQYSIDIVSHRVVHGGEAFKQSVIVNDQVKDEIRNLSRFAPLHNPINLTGIEVAQSLFPDLIHVAVFDTAFHQTMPPSSYLYALPYEYYEQYGIRKYGFHGTSHRYVMGRAAEMMGRPKEQLRLISCHIGSGVSITAIRNGESYDTSMGMTPLAGLSMGTRSGNIDPGIIPYIEEIEKTDTAGAIKILNNNSGLMGVSGVSNDLRDVMKKAEDGHLRSKLALELFTTILHKHVGLYLARLNGVDGIIFTAGVGENSAAVRDLVCSGLEFAGVNLDREVNRTSKGETFISTKYSPVKVMVIPTNEELVMAMDAFELGHN, from the coding sequence GTGGTAGAAAAAAAGAATGTCCTTGTACTGAACTGCGGAAGTTCTTCGGTGAAGTACAAGCTGTATGAAATGCCTTCCAAAACATTGATTGCGCATGATTATTTGGAGCAAATCCAGCGTGACCAATATGAAGATGCTATTCGGGGAGTGTTTGAATCCCTCAAACAATATTCGATAGATATCGTTTCCCATCGTGTTGTCCACGGCGGGGAAGCATTTAAGCAGTCCGTTATTGTCAATGACCAAGTAAAAGACGAAATTCGTAACCTGTCCCGTTTCGCCCCGCTTCATAACCCCATTAACCTGACTGGGATTGAAGTTGCTCAAAGTCTGTTTCCTGATTTGATTCACGTAGCTGTTTTTGATACAGCGTTCCACCAAACCATGCCACCATCTTCTTATTTGTACGCACTGCCTTATGAATACTACGAGCAATACGGTATTCGCAAATACGGTTTCCATGGAACGTCTCACCGCTATGTCATGGGCCGTGCAGCAGAAATGATGGGTCGCCCGAAAGAGCAGCTTCGTCTGATCAGCTGCCACATCGGAAGCGGGGTAAGTATCACGGCGATCCGAAATGGTGAATCGTATGATACGTCGATGGGTATGACGCCGTTGGCTGGTTTGTCCATGGGTACGCGAAGCGGAAACATTGACCCAGGTATCATCCCGTATATTGAGGAAATTGAAAAGACCGACACGGCTGGCGCTATTAAGATTCTGAATAACAATAGCGGTCTCATGGGCGTATCGGGTGTATCCAACGATTTGCGCGACGTTATGAAAAAAGCAGAAGATGGACATCTCCGCAGTAAGCTTGCGCTGGAATTGTTTACCACTATTCTGCATAAGCATGTGGGACTGTACCTTGCTCGACTGAATGGAGTCGACGGCATTATCTTTACGGCAGGTGTCGGAGAGAATAGTGCTGCCGTGCGTGATTTGGTGTGCTCTGGTCTGGAATTTGCCGGGGTAAACCTGGATCGTGAGGTAAACCGCACCAGCAAAGGTGAGACATTTATCAGCACGAAATACTCTCCGGTAAAAGTCATGGTAATCCCGACAAATGAAGAACTTGTAATGGCAATGGATGCATTCGAACTGGGGCATAACTAG
- a CDS encoding response regulator — MARLLIVDDAAFTRRVLTDMLGEQHEVCGEASNGLEAIEKYKELKPDIVTMDITMPHMHGIEAMRHILEFDRDAKILICSAVGHRQKVLEAMKTGASDFVVKPFQKEQILDAIARLL, encoded by the coding sequence ATGGCCCGATTGCTGATAGTAGATGACGCAGCCTTCACGAGAAGGGTGCTGACGGATATGCTAGGCGAACAACATGAAGTTTGTGGAGAAGCGAGCAATGGTTTGGAGGCAATTGAAAAGTACAAGGAGCTCAAGCCAGATATTGTCACCATGGATATTACCATGCCGCACATGCACGGGATCGAAGCCATGCGTCACATCTTGGAATTTGACCGTGATGCCAAAATTTTGATCTGCTCGGCAGTCGGGCACCGGCAGAAGGTGCTGGAAGCGATGAAAACAGGAGCGAGTGATTTCGTCGTGAAGCCTTTTCAAAAAGAGCAGATACTCGATGCAATCGCACGACTTTTGTAA
- a CDS encoding helix-turn-helix domain-containing protein, with amino-acid sequence MEPTIGVLIKSLRVGKKKTLKQIAEKTQLSISFLSQVERGKSSITLESLKKISEALGVSPGYFFSGESSGGNGQVRRASKERSGLFHAPFVYEDLSGDLENPSLVPILVTLSPRGEKGTPFVHKGQEFIYVLEGVLTLLLGEEEHDLFPGDSIHMDSSVPHNWVNRTGEVTRFLCVNSHDSDMIPSASY; translated from the coding sequence ATGGAACCTACCATTGGTGTATTAATCAAATCGCTTCGTGTCGGCAAGAAGAAGACACTCAAACAAATTGCAGAAAAAACACAGCTGTCGATCAGCTTTTTGTCCCAAGTAGAGCGTGGGAAGTCTTCCATCACGCTGGAGTCATTGAAAAAAATTTCGGAAGCCTTGGGAGTGAGCCCAGGCTATTTCTTTTCGGGTGAGTCGAGTGGAGGGAATGGGCAGGTACGCAGGGCGAGCAAAGAGCGATCTGGGCTTTTCCATGCGCCTTTTGTGTATGAGGACCTGTCCGGTGATTTGGAGAATCCGTCGCTGGTACCGATTCTCGTTACGCTTTCACCGCGTGGAGAAAAAGGCACGCCTTTTGTGCATAAGGGTCAAGAGTTTATTTACGTCCTCGAGGGTGTGTTGACTCTTTTGCTGGGGGAAGAGGAGCATGATTTGTTCCCTGGCGACAGCATTCACATGGATTCATCCGTACCGCACAACTGGGTGAACCGTACAGGCGAGGTCACCAGATTCCTTTGTGTCAATTCGCATGACAGCGACATGATTCCGAGCGCTTCTTATTAA
- a CDS encoding ATP-binding protein, which yields MPLFSNLGFQKKIMLSYLVMMLLIGCVTTLFSYQMTKVTSDEVYLTQNLLPQTSALLEVKNQIYTKTYALNMYTLTRNESYLDQYYTNLIDTARFSSLPKTEANSGLFTIIESISKLDFIFLNKINPLLQAGNVPAVSYVLSNEVQPLLDRLERDLSFSLNQLEYQTNKEFQNSNESIKVSLILTYSVSVASILFGLFCTFYFRNELLRPIQSLMQQAREVSKGTFGQQIVYTHQDEFLELAQEFNKMSSSIANLFAQDERQRQILTEEKNIREQILNSLPVGIITHSHATVGLHVNQLAQHLVKLDDHGYPVSKVSFEAPTRNEPTPWFVNRKMTLYKKDDTPFIALVSYIPLHNHHHDQETGWMVAFLDITEQEQIQEYLNQSEKLAMVGQLAAGAAHEIRNPLTVIYGFIQLLEQRLSNQERDLYYLPLILQEIERVNRIVTELLMLSKPSKPDYREVPLAGVVHSILPLMNAEAMLHGIEIVDRCDPSIRIHVDVEQLKQILLNLMKNSIEAMKDGGVLSIESRLDDQAVHIHVRDTGEGISQEYLVRIFDPFFSLKEDGTGLGLPISRRMVENHGGELHVNSKLGKGTEIIITLPLTPKED from the coding sequence ATGCCCCTTTTCAGCAATCTCGGATTTCAGAAAAAAATCATGCTCAGCTATCTCGTAATGATGCTTCTCATCGGTTGCGTAACGACCCTGTTCAGCTATCAAATGACAAAGGTCACCTCTGATGAAGTGTATTTGACGCAAAACCTCTTACCTCAAACGAGCGCCTTACTGGAAGTCAAAAACCAGATTTACACCAAGACATATGCGTTGAACATGTATACATTGACACGCAACGAGTCTTACCTGGATCAGTACTATACAAATCTGATCGATACCGCTCGTTTTTCCTCGCTTCCCAAAACCGAGGCGAACAGTGGCTTGTTTACCATTATTGAATCGATATCAAAACTGGACTTTATTTTTTTGAACAAAATAAATCCGTTGCTGCAAGCAGGGAATGTTCCCGCCGTCAGCTATGTCCTTTCCAATGAAGTACAGCCATTGCTCGACCGGTTGGAACGAGATCTGTCTTTTTCACTCAATCAGCTGGAGTATCAGACGAACAAAGAGTTTCAGAATTCGAATGAGAGCATCAAAGTCTCGTTGATCCTGACGTATTCGGTTTCCGTAGCCTCTATCTTGTTTGGGCTGTTCTGTACGTTTTACTTCCGAAATGAGCTGCTGCGCCCGATCCAGTCTCTGATGCAGCAAGCGCGTGAAGTATCGAAAGGAACATTCGGCCAACAAATCGTTTATACCCATCAAGATGAATTCCTTGAGTTGGCGCAAGAATTCAACAAAATGTCGAGTAGCATCGCCAATCTATTCGCACAAGATGAAAGGCAACGGCAAATTTTGACCGAAGAAAAAAATATCCGGGAGCAAATCTTAAACTCTCTGCCTGTTGGCATTATTACTCATTCGCATGCGACAGTCGGTCTTCATGTAAACCAGTTGGCACAGCATTTGGTCAAGCTCGACGATCACGGTTACCCCGTGTCCAAGGTTTCCTTTGAAGCACCCACACGCAATGAGCCGACTCCCTGGTTCGTCAATCGCAAAATGACCTTGTACAAAAAAGACGACACACCATTCATTGCCCTTGTCTCCTACATCCCATTGCACAATCATCACCACGATCAGGAAACCGGGTGGATGGTCGCCTTCTTGGACATTACGGAGCAAGAGCAAATTCAAGAGTACTTGAATCAATCCGAGAAGCTGGCCATGGTCGGTCAGCTGGCAGCGGGAGCCGCTCATGAAATTCGCAATCCGCTAACGGTCATCTACGGCTTTATCCAGCTATTGGAACAGCGTTTATCGAATCAAGAGCGCGATTTGTACTACTTGCCCTTGATCTTGCAGGAAATTGAACGGGTCAACCGCATTGTGACGGAGTTGTTGATGCTCTCCAAACCGTCCAAGCCCGATTATCGCGAGGTTCCGTTAGCCGGTGTCGTTCATTCGATTCTTCCCTTGATGAATGCCGAGGCTATGCTGCATGGGATTGAAATCGTAGACCGCTGTGATCCGAGCATTCGCATTCACGTCGATGTCGAGCAATTAAAGCAAATCCTGTTAAATTTAATGAAAAACAGCATTGAAGCCATGAAAGACGGCGGCGTTCTCTCCATTGAAAGCCGCCTGGACGATCAAGCTGTCCATATTCATGTCAGAGACACGGGAGAAGGCATTTCCCAAGAGTATCTGGTGCGTATATTCGATCCGTTCTTCTCCTTAAAAGAGGATGGAACAGGTCTGGGGCTGCCGATTTCCCGACGAATGGTTGAAAACCACGGTGGGGAGCTGCACGTGAACAGTAAGCTGGGGAAAGGAACGGAAATCATCATCACGCTACCGCTTACTCCAAAAGAAGATTAG
- a CDS encoding LysR family transcriptional regulator — protein sequence MELVYLHTFREVARYGSFTRAAEELGYAQPTVTAQMQKLEQSYGAPLFERYGRKLRLTQAGEALLPYARELIRLYGESKEVIKQQMTGPIAIGTIDTLAAFFLPPYLQAFCQQYPQVDLVLRTAGEAEIVQQIRDGYLDFGIIFDRPCTDPELVTHVIREEELVIVMPLAHRFTTATALTVHDLGSEPLVLTEEGCTYRGMLLEAFGEAGMSQRIACQFSNPEAIKQCVRCGLGVALLPLMAVKRELADGVLTAVPFQSDKPPFSIQLVYHKKKWLSPSMVTLVDTITRSQREES from the coding sequence ATGGAGCTGGTTTATTTACATACTTTTCGCGAAGTAGCTCGATATGGGAGCTTTACACGGGCAGCAGAAGAACTGGGCTATGCTCAACCGACGGTAACGGCACAAATGCAAAAGCTGGAGCAGTCGTATGGAGCCCCGCTATTTGAAAGATACGGACGCAAGCTGCGACTGACGCAAGCAGGTGAAGCCTTGCTGCCGTATGCACGGGAATTGATTCGTCTGTATGGGGAATCTAAAGAAGTGATTAAGCAACAGATGACAGGTCCGATTGCCATTGGAACGATCGATACATTGGCGGCGTTCTTTCTGCCGCCGTATTTGCAGGCTTTTTGTCAGCAATACCCTCAGGTTGATTTAGTATTGCGGACGGCTGGGGAAGCAGAAATTGTGCAACAGATCAGAGATGGTTATCTCGATTTCGGGATCATTTTCGATCGCCCTTGTACAGACCCTGAGTTAGTCACCCACGTTATTCGTGAGGAAGAATTGGTGATCGTCATGCCACTCGCACATCGATTCACAACAGCAACGGCACTCACTGTCCATGATTTGGGCAGCGAGCCACTTGTATTGACCGAAGAAGGCTGTACGTATCGGGGCATGCTGCTGGAGGCCTTTGGAGAAGCTGGGATGAGTCAGCGAATCGCCTGCCAGTTCAGCAATCCGGAAGCGATCAAGCAGTGTGTACGCTGTGGCTTGGGTGTAGCTTTGCTGCCGCTCATGGCGGTCAAGAGAGAGCTAGCAGATGGGGTGCTCACAGCCGTCCCGTTTCAGTCAGATAAGCCGCCTTTTTCCATTCAGCTTGTTTATCATAAAAAGAAATGGCTATCACCTTCGATGGTGACGCTTGTAGATACGATTACGAGATCACAGAGAGAGGAATCGTGA
- a CDS encoding MFS transporter — protein MALQTQAGVSKKVQNKALVASLIGSSIEWFDFFLYGTMASLVFNKLFFPSSDPTVGLLLSYLSFGLPFFIRPLGGVIFSHIGDKIGRKKTLVLTLSLMGGATVLIGLLPDYNAIGIWAPILLVLMRLIQGLGIGGEWGGALLLAVEYSGKGRRGFFGSIPQMGVTIGMLLGTLAISLMSALPDDQFMSWGWRIPFLLSAALVFLGLWIRNGIDETPAFQEAKKTGNIAKVPIVDTFRYHWKAVLIAVGAKVVETAPFYIFSTFIIAYATNYLGYDRITVLNAVTIATLVTTIAIPYMGMLSDKVGRKPLYIVGTIAMMLFAFPYFYMLSLKSALWLTVATVIGLGILWAPVTAVLGTMFSEIFSTNVRYTGVTVGYQLGAALAGGTAPLIATALLSSFNSWVPIALYIVISGVISLIAISATKETKDLDLDES, from the coding sequence ATGGCATTACAAACACAAGCGGGCGTTTCCAAAAAGGTTCAAAACAAAGCGTTGGTCGCGAGCCTGATTGGCAGCTCCATTGAGTGGTTTGACTTTTTCCTGTATGGAACCATGGCATCGCTCGTATTCAACAAGCTATTTTTTCCTTCTTCTGATCCAACTGTAGGCTTACTGCTCTCTTATCTCTCATTTGGTCTTCCCTTTTTCATCCGGCCATTGGGTGGCGTGATCTTCAGTCATATCGGGGACAAAATCGGTCGTAAAAAAACGCTGGTCTTGACGTTGTCGCTGATGGGAGGCGCTACCGTCTTGATCGGTTTGCTGCCTGATTACAATGCCATTGGCATCTGGGCTCCGATTCTTCTCGTCCTGATGCGTTTGATTCAAGGCTTGGGGATCGGCGGTGAATGGGGTGGTGCATTGCTTCTCGCCGTAGAGTACTCCGGCAAAGGCAGACGCGGCTTTTTTGGAAGTATCCCGCAAATGGGTGTAACGATCGGTATGCTGCTCGGTACGTTGGCTATTTCATTGATGAGTGCGCTTCCCGATGATCAATTCATGTCTTGGGGCTGGCGAATTCCGTTTTTGTTGAGTGCAGCACTTGTCTTTTTAGGACTCTGGATTCGCAATGGCATCGATGAAACGCCAGCTTTTCAAGAAGCAAAAAAGACGGGGAACATTGCGAAAGTTCCCATCGTAGATACATTTCGCTATCACTGGAAAGCTGTTCTGATTGCCGTCGGAGCCAAAGTGGTAGAAACGGCGCCGTTCTATATTTTCTCGACGTTTATTATTGCCTACGCGACGAACTACTTGGGCTACGACCGAATAACGGTACTCAATGCCGTGACGATCGCCACATTAGTGACAACCATCGCGATTCCGTACATGGGCATGCTGTCCGATAAGGTAGGCAGAAAGCCATTGTATATCGTGGGAACTATAGCGATGATGCTGTTTGCATTCCCTTACTTTTATATGCTGTCATTGAAATCAGCCCTTTGGCTTACCGTCGCTACAGTCATCGGACTCGGGATTCTCTGGGCTCCGGTCACAGCTGTATTGGGTACGATGTTTTCCGAGATTTTCAGTACGAATGTACGCTATACTGGGGTAACGGTTGGCTACCAGCTCGGTGCTGCTTTAGCGGGCGGTACTGCTCCGCTGATCGCTACTGCCTTGTTAAGCTCATTCAACTCGTGGGTGCCAATCGCTTTGTACATTGTCATTTCCGGGGTTATTTCTCTCATTGCGATTTCTGCTACGAAGGAAACAAAGGATTTGGATTTGGACGAATCCTGA
- a CDS encoding rhodanese-like domain-containing protein — protein sequence MSLVLQTPAASSEVARTHFLNKLSIETDVADVWNDIQNRVEGFYILDARSEKAYRDGHVPGALNLPHSLISAETTAALDPTKLMVVYCWGPNCNGAAKACAKLAALGFRVKEMLGGFEYWQKEGNPLEH from the coding sequence ATGTCTCTTGTTTTGCAAACACCCGCCGCGTCATCTGAAGTAGCTCGCACTCATTTTCTCAACAAGCTTTCTATCGAGACAGATGTCGCTGATGTATGGAATGACATCCAAAACCGAGTGGAAGGCTTCTACATCCTGGATGCTCGCAGCGAGAAAGCGTATCGGGATGGTCACGTTCCCGGAGCTCTAAATCTCCCCCATTCGCTTATTTCCGCTGAAACGACGGCTGCTCTGGACCCGACCAAGCTCATGGTCGTCTACTGCTGGGGTCCCAACTGCAACGGTGCTGCAAAGGCCTGCGCGAAACTGGCCGCTCTCGGCTTTCGAGTAAAAGAGATGCTCGGCGGATTTGAATACTGGCAAAAAGAAGGAAATCCACTGGAACACTAG
- a CDS encoding VanZ family protein — translation MRRYRKVWDYLLLIVILLGLFISSSQPYAKQDMRGTIDKLVDEQSLQDRIGDISIPYGGKDVSLEEKGAAGFIEFLIRKGTHFTVFALLAYSWYRVFSHHLSFGQALPWSAFCSVMTAVLDEWHQTFTPDRTGMVQDVLLDASGSVTMLLIIALNYLYSRRAYRYKM, via the coding sequence GTGCGTCGATATCGAAAAGTATGGGATTACTTGCTTTTGATTGTCATTCTACTTGGGTTGTTCATTTCTTCTTCGCAGCCATACGCTAAGCAAGACATGCGAGGAACGATAGACAAGCTCGTGGATGAACAGAGCTTACAGGACCGTATAGGCGACATATCGATTCCTTACGGAGGCAAGGATGTGAGCCTGGAAGAAAAGGGAGCGGCTGGTTTTATCGAGTTCTTGATACGGAAAGGAACACACTTTACAGTTTTTGCCCTCTTGGCTTATAGCTGGTATCGCGTATTTTCGCATCATCTCTCGTTTGGGCAAGCACTGCCCTGGAGCGCTTTTTGCAGTGTGATGACGGCAGTTTTGGATGAATGGCACCAGACGTTTACACCGGATCGAACTGGAATGGTGCAGGATGTTTTGCTCGATGCATCTGGATCTGTCACGATGTTGTTGATAATTGCTCTCAATTACCTGTATTCACGAAGAGCATATCGTTATAAAATGTAG
- a CDS encoding S1 RNA-binding domain-containing protein, whose protein sequence is MAVQVGSIIEGKVTAIKPFGMFVAVSETEQGLVHISQVANGFVKDINDHFTVGAQVKVKVLSIDDAGKISLSVRAALPAPERPEREERRGGGYRGGDRGGNAKRESGASFEDKMKKWMKHSEENLATINKKNAKRGY, encoded by the coding sequence ATGGCAGTACAAGTGGGAAGCATCATCGAAGGAAAAGTGACAGCGATTAAACCGTTTGGGATGTTCGTAGCAGTCAGCGAAACGGAGCAGGGGCTGGTCCACATTTCCCAAGTAGCAAACGGTTTTGTTAAGGATATCAATGATCACTTTACCGTGGGGGCACAAGTAAAGGTAAAAGTACTCTCCATTGATGATGCAGGTAAAATCTCGCTTTCGGTTCGCGCAGCACTCCCAGCGCCTGAGCGTCCGGAACGTGAAGAACGCCGTGGTGGTGGATATCGTGGAGGCGACCGCGGAGGGAATGCAAAACGAGAAAGCGGAGCTTCTTTCGAAGACAAGATGAAAAAATGGATGAAGCACAGCGAAGAGAACCTTGCGACAATCAACAAAAAGAACGCAAAACGCGGCTACTAA